From a single Longimicrobium terrae genomic region:
- a CDS encoding type II toxin-antitoxin system HicB family antitoxin — translation MRYKVVLQHSEEGYSVHCPGLPGCWSQGATEEEALLNIQDAITEYLDA, via the coding sequence ATGAGATACAAGGTCGTTCTGCAGCACTCGGAAGAAGGCTACAGTGTCCATTGTCCCGGACTTCCGGGCTGCTGGTCACAGGGTGCCACGGAGGAAGAGGCGTTGCTGAACATTCAGGACGCGATCACGGAGTATCTGGACGCGTAG
- a CDS encoding ATP-binding protein, which yields MTLSPLSNAAETRRIRANSPSFDRSALRAATLADLDRVRFEHDYLPAAFAPDILEANERTLEQRLAVTKMIDGVETAVPTVLGVLTIGKRTRDFLPGAYIQFLRIQGTALGDAITDELAAEGPLPELMRRIDDKLESHNRTAIDITSGPREERRSLYPVAALQQLVRNAVMHRTYEATNAPVRVYWYDDRIENSNPGGPFGIVSIENFGEPGVADYRNPNLAEAMRVLGYVQRFGFGLAIARRALAENGNPPLELDVRSSHVTAIVRAAPVA from the coding sequence ATGACGCTTTCACCCCTGTCCAACGCCGCCGAGACGCGCAGGATCCGCGCAAACAGCCCGTCCTTCGACCGGAGTGCACTCCGCGCGGCTACGCTCGCCGACCTCGACCGCGTGCGCTTCGAGCATGACTACCTGCCCGCCGCGTTCGCGCCCGACATTCTGGAGGCGAACGAGCGCACGCTGGAGCAGCGGCTGGCCGTCACCAAGATGATCGACGGCGTGGAAACCGCGGTGCCCACCGTGCTCGGCGTGCTCACCATCGGCAAGCGGACGCGTGACTTTCTGCCCGGCGCTTACATCCAGTTCCTGAGGATACAGGGAACCGCACTGGGCGACGCGATCACGGACGAGCTCGCCGCGGAGGGACCGCTTCCGGAACTGATGCGGCGCATCGACGACAAGCTGGAATCGCACAACCGCACGGCCATCGACATCACCTCCGGCCCCCGGGAGGAGCGGCGGTCGCTGTATCCGGTCGCCGCGCTGCAGCAGCTGGTTCGCAATGCCGTGATGCACCGCACGTACGAGGCGACGAACGCTCCCGTGCGCGTCTACTGGTACGATGACCGGATCGAAAACAGCAACCCGGGCGGACCATTCGGGATCGTGAGCATCGAGAACTTCGGCGAGCCGGGCGTGGCGGATTATCGCAATCCCAACCTGGCCGAGGCCATGCGCGTTCTGGGCTACGTTCAGCGCTTCGGATTCGGCCTCGCGATCGCCCGCCGCGCGCTGGCGGAAAACGGAAACCCGCCGCTGGAACTTGATGTACGGTCGTCCCACGTGACGGCGATCGTGAGGGCCGCGCCGGTCGCCTGA